GGTAAGATCGCCTGGAACTCGCGGTTCCGACCCTGTTTCGCGCTCCCACCGGCCGAATCACCCTCGACGACGAACAGCTCCGCTTCGCCCGGATCGCGGGTCTGACAGTCCGCGAGCTTTCCGGGCAGCGCGGTCGACTCGAGCGCGCTCTTTCGCCGGGTGAGCTCTTCTGCCTTCTTCGCGGCCTTCCTCGCTTTGGCTGCCTCGACCGCCTTCAGGACGATCGCCTGTGCCGTGTCCGGGTTCTCCTCGAAGTAGGTCCCGAGCCCCTCGTGGACGGCGCTCTCGACGATCCCTCGAACGTCGCTGTTGCCGAGTTTCGTCTTCGTCTGCCCCTCGAACTGCGGATCGGGGTGTTTCACCGAGATCACCGCCGTGAGGCCCTCGCGGACGTCCTCGCCGCGGAGGTTCTGATCGAGGTCGTCGAGCAGCCCACGATCGTTCGCGTAGTCGTTGACGACGCGGGTGAGCGCGGTCTTGAACCCGGTGAGGTGAGTCCCGCCCTCACGGGTGTTGATGTTGTTCGCGAAGGCGTGGATCGATCCCTGGAGGTCGTCGGTCGCCTGGATCGCCACCTCGACCTCGATGCCCCGGCTCTCGTTCTCGAGGTAGATCACGTCGCGGTGCAACGCGGTTCGGCTCTCGTTCAGGTACTCGACGAACTCGCGGATCCCCCCGTCGTAGCGAAAGCTCCGTTCGCTGCCGTCGCGTTCGTCGCGAAGGGTGATCTCGACGCCGGAGTTGAGGAAGGCGAGCTCGCGAAGCCGGGTCGCGAGCGTCCCCGCGTCGAACGCGGTCGTCTCGAAGATCTCGTCGTCGGGCCAGAACCGGATCTCGGTACCCGTCTCCTCGCCCTCGCCGAGGTCCCCGACGTGTTCGAGTTCGTACTCGGGGGCGCCGTGGTCGAACCGCTGGCGGAAGACCCCGCCGTCGCGTCGCACCTCGACCTCGAGCCACTTCGAGAGCGCGTTCACCACGGAGACGCCGACGCCGTGGAGTCCGCCCGAGACCTGATACGACTTCGAGTCGAACTTCCCGCCGGCGTGGAGTACCGTCATGATCACCTCGAGGGCGGGCCGGCCGTACTCCTCGTGGGTGTCGACGGGGATCCCGCGACCGTCGTCGGCCACGCTCACCGAGTCGTCCTCGTGGATCGTCACGGTGACCGCATCGCAGTGACCTGCGAGCGCCTCGTCGATCGAGTTGTCGACCACCTCGTAGACGAGGTGATGCAACCCGCGAGAGTCCGTAGATCCGATATACATCGCAGGCCGCTTCTGGACGGCCTCGAGACCCTCCAGGACCTGTATCTGCCCGGCTCCGTACTCACTGTCCTTGGACATAAAACCTACCGGCGCTTCGAACGGCTCGGTTATATGTCTTCCCGTACGCGCGCCCGCGCGAGATGGCTGAAACTCTCGTCGGGACGACACTCGACTCCCGTCCGCCGACCGTCGGTGAAAACCGCAGGCTCTTTCGCTCGTTCACGAGAGAGCCTACGTCATGGACGCGCTTCCCACCGTCGTTCTGATCTCGCTCGCGGCCGGCTGTGCGACCGGCATCGGGGCGCTTCCGGTCTACGCGAGGACGACGGTGAGCCACCGGGTCTACGACGGCGCGCTCGGCCTCGCCGGGGGGATCATGGTCGGCGCGGCGGTCTTCGCGCTCCTCCTGCCGGGTCTCGAACTCGGCTCGCTCACCGAGGTCGTCGCCGGCTTCGTCGTCGGCGGGGCCGGCCTGCTCGTCGCCAACGCGCTGCTTCCCCACGTCCACCTCCGGTTCCGGCGGGATCGATCCCACGGACCGGTCGACCCCGACGTCGACGAGTCCTCGCGACGGGCGCTGCTCGTCGGCGGCGCCGTGACGCTCCACAACGTACCCGAGGGGCTCGCGATCGGCATCGCCTTCGGCTCCGGGCTCGATTCCGTAGGCGTGGCCCTCGCCATCGCCATCGCCTTCCAGAACGTCCCTGACGGCTTCGCCATCGCCGTCCCGGCGAGCCAGACGGGGCTCTCGAACGCGAAGACCGTCCTCTACACGACGCTCTCCGGCGGCGTTCCGGAGCCGATCGCCGCCGTCGTCGGCTTCCTGCTCGTCGCGACCGTCTCGGGGATCTTCCCGGCCGCCGCGGGCTTCGCCGCCGGAACGATGATCGCGGTCGTCTTCCGCGAACTCGTCCCCTCCAGCCACGGCCACGGCTACGCCGACACCGCCACCGCGACCTTCCTCGCGGGCTTCGCGCTGATGCTGGTGGTCGATACGGTGCTCGTGGTGTGACCTGGGCCCGCGGCACTCCGGCGCCGGGTCAGGAGCCGCACGTCGCGTCCGGTTCGTTCAGGGTCGGTAACCGTTTTGCGATCGGAGCGAGTAGCGCGACCGTATGAGCTCCGACACCCGGGTGCGAGGACCGGAGCGAGACGGGGGGCTTCCACCGAGGGGCGAGGCTCCCGGCCGGAAGACACGGCCCGCCTACACCGACCGACGACAGATCTGGTACGGGATGGGGAAACGAGGCTCGGACGAGAAGGGGACCGTCGCCCAGCTCCTCCACGACGTCCCCACCCTGTTCGCGGAGGTGTTCGTCCTCGGCTTTCCGGCGATCGCCTACGTCTACGTCGCCGACTTCGACGGCGGGGCGGGGCTGTCGGGGCCGACGTTCGTCCTCTGGATAACGATGACGGCGGTCGGGACGGCGATCCACGCCGGGCTGGTCCGCCCGCCGTTCACCGAGTTCCTCGGGTGGGTGACGCTCTCGCCCTCGCTCGTCGTGCTTCGGGTCGTCTACTACAACCTCGTCCTGATTGGCGGGGTCCACGCGAGCGCCGCGATCGGCTCCCTGGCGGGTGACGGAACGTCCGGGCTGGTCGCGGCCGTAGCGATCGGGACCTTCGCAATGCTCGTGTTCCCCGCGCTCGCCGACGCCGTCGCGCGGCGGCGCGGGTGAGTCGGCTTCCCTCTCGGTACGTCCGGCTCGGAGAGGATTCTACGTCGGTCGGGAAGACGAAGCGGTGAGAGGAACGCGGATCAGAGCTGAATCCACCCCCGGACGGGCCGCCGTCTGACGACGCCGGCGATCTCGCTGGACTGCCCCTCGCCCGTGATGACGTCGACGACGCCGTCGTCGGCTTCGAGTCCTCTCCAAACGTCTTCTCGAACAGGATCTTCGATCTCGCCGTCGATCTCGATATCGGTGTCCGGTTCGCCCTCGACGATCGCATCGCTTCCCTCCGGGCCGAAAAGCCTCACCCAAACGGTCCCCTCACCGCTCCGTATCCGTATTTCTGAATCGGGGCTCGACAAACCTCTGACACTCAGTTCGAACCTGAACGGTAGTCCATTACCCCCCGTCAGGTCCAACCGCCCCTTCGCCCTGGAGGACGCTTTCTCGTGTCCCGGTACCGACGGGTTGTCGGAGAGACGGGCGAAGAAGGTGGGCTCCGCCTCGGGTCTTCCCCCGCGTGCGCTCGCCGTTCCGGTCCCGAGGACGAGCCCGCCGCCGACCCCGATCCCTTTCAGTACCGCCCGCCGTGACGTGTGACTTCGAGCTGTCATGACTGTGCCCCCCCGAGACGGCATCTGTTTGGCGTCATTTATCATAACTGTTGCCGAGAAACGGCCAGCGCGTCTGTTCGACGTTCCGATCGACCCGTCCGTCCGAGAGTAAGCCTACGAGACCACCGTCCTGCCAGGGTCCCACCGGGTCGAACGGGGTCCTCGAACCGGCGGGAGAGCCGGGTCGTCGGGGCGGTCGGACGGCGAGACGACGGGGCCGATCCGGTCCCGTTTCACTTTCACCGTGGTACCGAAGGGGTTTTCGCCCCCGCAGAGATAAGGGGAATCAGATGACGTCGCTCCAGTCTACTCTCGGCGACGACGACGTCGCCGCCCGCCTCGCCGCGGGTCAGCGCGAGATCTCCATCGCCGAGTTCTTCGAGAAGAACAAACACATGCTCGGCTTCGACTCCGGAGCCAGAGCCCTCGTCACCGCGATCAAGGAGGCGGTCGACAACGCCCTCGACGCGACCGAGGAGGCCGGCCACCTCCCCGACATCTACGTCGAGATCGAGGAGGCCGGCGAGTACTACAGGGTGATCGTCGAGGACAACGGTCCCGGTATCACCAAAGAACAGATCCCGAAGGTGTTCGGGAAGCTGCTCTACGGCTCGCGGTTTCACGCCAGAGAGCAGTCCCGCGGCCAGCAGGGGATCGGCATCTCGGCGGCGGTGCTCTACAGCCAGCTCACGAGCGGGAAGGCCGCCGCGATCACCAGTCGGACCGAGAGCGCGAGCGAGGCCGAGTACTTCGAGCTGATCATCGACACGGACACGAACGAGCCGGAGATCGAGGTCGAGCGGACGACGACCTGGGACCGCCCGCACGGCACGCGGATCGAACTGGAGATGGAGGCGAACATGCGCGCCCGCGCACAGCTCCACGACTACATCAAACACACCGCGGTCGTGAACCCACACGCCAGGATCGAGTTCCACGAACCCCGCGAGTCGGTGAAGTTCGAGCGGGCGACCGACGAACTCCCCGCCGAGACCGAAGAGATCCGGCCCCACCCCCACGGCGTCGAACTCGGGACCGTGATCAAGATGCTCGGAGCGACGAACTCGCACTCGCTGTCGGGTTTCCTCCAGGAGGAGTTCACCCGCGTCGGCCAGAAGACGGCGGCGGAGATCCTCGACGCGTTTCGCGACAACTACTTCGGCCGGGAGATGGCCTGGCGGCCGCCCGGCGCGCACGAGGAGCGAGACCTCGCGAGCGCGGTCGAGGCGGCGGTCGCGAACAAGGGTCGGGAGGCGACCGCGGCCTTCGCGGCGGCGGTCGAGGAGGGCGTCACGTCCCGCGACCGGATCGCACACGCCGAGCTCGTCGGGATTGTCGCCGAGGCGGCCGAGACCGCCGAGGAGGACCACGGGACCGGGTTCGGCGAGACGGTACGGGAAAACGCCGTCGAGGCGGCCTGGGACGTGCTCACGGCAGAGCGAGCGGCCGACCTCTACGCTATCGTCGACGGAGTGACGAGCAGCCAGAAGGACGAGACGACGGTCGGTGGGCTGGCCGACCGGATCGCCGCGAAGTTCGAGAGCGACGCCGGCGAGCGCGACAGGGCGACCTATCGCGAACTCGAGGGCTTCGTCGAGCGGGCGGCGGAGATGACCGAAGAGCGCGAGGAGGTCACCGTGGGAGAGACCGCCCGCGAAAACGTCGTGGAGGCGATCTGGGCGGAGATGCGGACGGTCCCCGACGACGTCCCGCTGGTGCGCGAGGTCGCCGACGACCGCGACACGGCGAGCTCGTTCGTCGAGGCGATGCGAACCGTCGACGTGATGTCACCGCCGACGAACTGCCTCGCGCCGATCACCGCCGACCTGCTCGAAGCGGGGCTGAGAAAGGAGTACGACGCCGACTTCTACGCCGCGGCGACCCGATCGGCGGGCGTCCACGGCGGCGACCCGTTCGTGGTCGAGGCGGGTATCGCCTACGGCGGCGAACTCGAGGCCGAAGGCGCGATCGACGTGCTCCGGTTCGCCAACCGCGTGCCGCTGGTCTACCAGCGCGGGGCGTGTGCGACGACCGATGTCGTGAAACGGATCGGCTGGCGAAACTACGGGCTGAATCAGCCCGGCGGGAGCGGCACCCCACAGGGGCCGGCGGTCCTGATGGTCCACGTCGCCTCGACGAACGTCCCGTTCACGAGCGAGTCGAAGGACGCCATCGCGAACGTCCCCGAGATAGAGGACGAGATCGAACTCGCGATCCGCGAGGCCGCCCGCGAGCTGAAACGCTACCTGAACAGGCGCCAGTCGCTCGAGAAACGCCAGCGAAAGCAGTCAGCGCTCGCGACGATCCTCCCGGAGATGGCCGAGAAGGTCGCGGAGGTGACCGAGCGAGAGCCGCCGAATATCGACGGCGCGCTCGCACGGATCATGAACAACGTCCGGGTCGGTCGCGAGGTCGAGAACGGCACCGTCAGGATCGTGGTGAAGAACTACTCGAGCACCACTGAAGAGCCGGAAATCACGGACATCGTCTCGATCGAGCCGGGCAACCTCTCGAACGGCGCGCAGGTCGTCGAGATGGACGGCGAGTGGTACGTCCAGTGGTCGCCGTCGATCCCGAGCGGCGAGACCGCGGTGCTAGAGTACGCGGTCGGGGACGGTGCGGAGTACGACCTCGCGGTACGTGGGGTCGCCTCGGAGAAACTCACGGTGATAGAATGAGCACAGAGACCGACGACGACGCACGAGCGAAACTGATCGACCTCGCCGCCGAGTTCTACGACCAGTTCGATTCGGGGGAGATCCCGGAGATGGCGGTCCCCACCCGGACGAAGTCGAACATCGAGTACGACGAGGACGAGCGGGTCTGGGTCTACGGCGACCGAGAGAGCACCAGGAGCGCCAACAGCGTCCGCGGGGCACAGAAGCTCTTAAAGGCGATCTACACGATCGACTTCCTCGCGAAACAGCTCGGCGAGGACCGTTCCTCGACGCTTCGTGAGCTGTACTACCTCTCGGAGAGCTGGGAGACGAAGGAGGCACAGTTCTCCGATCAGGACGAGTCGAACCAGCTGATCGAGGACCTGGAGATCGTGAGCGACGTCTCCCGGGAGGACTTCCACATGCGCCCGGAGGAGTCGGGCGCGACGCTGATGGGGCCGCTGCTCCTCAGGGAGCAGACCCGCCGGGGCGAACGCGAGATCCACTGTCAGGAGGACGTCGGTGAAGGGGGGTATCAGATCCCGAACAAGCCGGATACGATCGAGTTCCTCTCCCACGACGCGGAGTTCGTCCTCTGTGTCGAGACCGGCGGGATGCGCGATCGCCTGGTCGAAAACGGCTTCGACGAGGAGTACGACACGATCGTCGTCCACCTCAAGGGCCAGCCCGCGCGGGCCACCCGCCGGATCACCAAACGCCTCCACGACGAACTCGAGTTGCCAGTGCTGGTCTTCACCGACGGCGACCCGTGGTCGTACCGGATCTTCTCCTCGGTGGCCTACGGCTCGATCAAGTCGGCTCACCTCTCGTCGTACCTCGCGACGCCGGAAGCCCGGTTCGTCGGCATCCAGCCCTCGGACATCGTCGAGTACGACCTGCCTACGGATCCGCTCTCGGACTCGGACATCAACGCGCTGGAGAACGAACTCGAAGACCCCCGCTTCCAGACGCCGTACTGGCGCGAGCAGATCGAGCTCCAGCTCGAGATCGGGAAGAAGGCCGAACAGCAGGCGCTCGCCTCACGTGGACTGGACTTCGTCACCGACACCTACCTCCCCGAACGGCTCGCCGAGATGGACGTCCTGTAGCGTCAGCCGACCGTTTCGAGTTCCGTCGGGTCCTCGACCGGCGAGAGTCGCCGGGGTTCGAGATCGACGACCCGTCTGACCGTCCGCGCGCCCGCGACGTCCGCGAGCAGCCGGGGCGTGTCCCCAGGAACGTCCTCGCGGCGCAATCCCAGGAGGCCGGAGAGCGCGGGTCGAAGCTCGAGACAGGCCCGGTGGCCGTCGGCGGCCGTCGCGAGCAGGTGGGTCGTCGTCGGTGCGACGTCCGCCGCCTCGAGCACGTCGGCGATCGGAACCCCGAGCCAGCGTCCCCGTTCGTGCTCGCCCGTCGCGCATCGGATGCTGAACGTCGTCGTTTCCAGCGGGAGTCCGTCTACCCGCTCGGGATCGGTCGGCACCGAGAGCGGGCGTCGTCCCCCGACTGTAACCTCGGCGGTCGGCTCCATGACCGGCGATCCGACGCTCCGAGGGAAAAGCGCCCCGCCGATTCCACGGTCGTGGGAACCGGCCCCGGATCGGTTCCCGGCCGGCGGATCCGGTACTACTCGGTCGGGGAGTCGATTCTCCCCTCGAGATCGAGGTCGGCCGCGACCGCCGGGGTGAGGGTCGCGACCGAGTCGAGGAAGTTGATCCGGTAGCTCGCCGGCCCGTTGTGCGGGAGCTCCGCCGCCCGCTCGCCCGCGATACCGTACGCGAGCGTCCCGCCGAGGCAGGCCTGGAGCGGGTCCTCGACGGCTCCGCAGAACGACGCGAGCGTGGCCCCGAGCATACAGCCCGTGCCGACCACCTCGCTCATCCGCTCGTGACCGGCGTGGACTCGGTACGTCCTCTCAGCGGTCGAGACGACGTCCTCGACCCCCGAGGCGACGACGACCGCGCCGGTCGCACCGGCGAGCTCTGCGGCGGTCTCCGCTATCGAGTCGTACTCGCCGACGGACTCGACGCCTTTCACCTCGCTCTCGACACCGGAGAGCGCGCTGATCTCGCCGTAGTTGCCCTTGATCGCGGCGAACTCGATCGACGCCAGGAGGCTCCCCGCGACCTCCGTTCGGGTGGGCGTCGCCCCCACCCCGACGGGGTCGAGGACGACCGGAACCCCCAGTTCGTTCGCCCGCTCGCCCGCGTTGTGGAGCGCCTCGACGTTGCTGTCGGTCATCCGCCCCGTGTTGAGCAGGATCGCCCCCGCGAGTTCGGCCATCTCCGGTGCCTCGCCCGGCGCGTCGGACATCACCGGGAGCGCCCCCCACGAGAGGGTGACGTTCGCGAGGTCGTTCTTCGTCACCTCGTTCGTCAGCTGCTGGACCAGCGGCTCCCGCTCGCGGACCGCACGCAGCGCGTCAGCCATCGACTCCCCCGAAAGCTCCCCGGACTCGGCGTGATTCACGCGAGATACCACCGACCGATCGGACAAAGCCGCTTCGATCTCAGCGCTCGTCGAGCGCGACCGGGACCGCCCTGCTCGCGACGTCCGCGGCGAAGCTCCCGGAGTCGGACTCGAGCGCCTCGAACGTGTTGTAGTGGATCGGGACGACGAGGTCGGGATCGAGCTCCTCGGCGAGGTCCGCCGCGTCGTGGCGGTTCATCGTGAAGCTCTTTCCGATCGGCGGGACGAACAGCGAGACGTCGAGCGTCCTGTGGTCCTCGAGCGCGTCGGAGTCACCCGGCCAGAGCACCTGTTTCCCCCCGAGCGTGAACAGGAAGCCACAGCCGAACCCCTCCGGGTGCGGGACGCTTCCGCTAGAATCGGCACGCGGACCGTCGGGATCGTTGTAGGCGGGTATCACCTCGACCTCGACCCCGTTCACCGTGAGTTCGTCGCCGTAGCCCACTCGCTCTACCTCGTACGGGAGCTCCTCCGGGGCTTCGACGTCCCGGCCGGTCCGCTCGGCGTCGACGTCCTCGTAGACGACGACCGTCGCGTCGTCGCCCGCGACCCGACGGACGCCGTCGGAGTCGTAGTGGTGATCGTGGGTGACGAGCACGACGTCGCCGTCTCTCGCCTCGTACTCGCGGACCGGCGGGTGGCCGACGCCGGGCGTGTCGGGCTCCCACTCGCCGGTGAGCACGCCGTAGCGGCCGGGGTCGGTGTAGACGACGGTCTCCGAGGCGATCCGGGCGGTCGCGTAGCCGAGCCAGTCGACGGTGAGCTCGCCGTGTCGGACGGTCATACGTAGCTCTCACCTCAGAGGGTGAAAGAGCCTGTCGTTGCGGGCCTTTATGCCGTCGCCGGGGCCATCGGTGGTATGCAGCTCTCTTCGGCGCTCGACGCCCGCGGCGTCGTCTGTGTGGTCGGCGCGGGCGGGAAGAAGTCGACGCTCTATCGCCTCGCCGGGGAACTCGACCGGGCGGTCGTCACCGCCACGGTGAGAATCCCGATCTTCGACGACGAGGTCTCGCGGG
This region of Halalkalicoccus sp. CGA53 genomic DNA includes:
- the gyrB gene encoding DNA topoisomerase (ATP-hydrolyzing) subunit B; the protein is MSKDSEYGAGQIQVLEGLEAVQKRPAMYIGSTDSRGLHHLVYEVVDNSIDEALAGHCDAVTVTIHEDDSVSVADDGRGIPVDTHEEYGRPALEVIMTVLHAGGKFDSKSYQVSGGLHGVGVSVVNALSKWLEVEVRRDGGVFRQRFDHGAPEYELEHVGDLGEGEETGTEIRFWPDDEIFETTAFDAGTLATRLRELAFLNSGVEITLRDERDGSERSFRYDGGIREFVEYLNESRTALHRDVIYLENESRGIEVEVAIQATDDLQGSIHAFANNINTREGGTHLTGFKTALTRVVNDYANDRGLLDDLDQNLRGEDVREGLTAVISVKHPDPQFEGQTKTKLGNSDVRGIVESAVHEGLGTYFEENPDTAQAIVLKAVEAAKARKAAKKAEELTRRKSALESTALPGKLADCQTRDPGEAELFVVEGDSAGGSAKQGRNREFQAILPIRGKILNVERHRLDRILENEEVRNLITAIGAGIGEEFDVSEARYKKIIVMTDADVDGAHIRTLLLTLFYRHMRPLVEAGYVYAAQPPLYRLRYGSEVIDAMTEADRERIVEERGEPKRVQRFKGLGEMNPDQLWETTMDPENRILKRIDVEDAAAADRMFSVLMGDAVGPRKQFIKDHAANAEWVDI
- a CDS encoding ZIP family metal transporter encodes the protein MDALPTVVLISLAAGCATGIGALPVYARTTVSHRVYDGALGLAGGIMVGAAVFALLLPGLELGSLTEVVAGFVVGGAGLLVANALLPHVHLRFRRDRSHGPVDPDVDESSRRALLVGGAVTLHNVPEGLAIGIAFGSGLDSVGVALAIAIAFQNVPDGFAIAVPASQTGLSNAKTVLYTTLSGGVPEPIAAVVGFLLVATVSGIFPAAAGFAAGTMIAVVFRELVPSSHGHGYADTATATFLAGFALMLVVDTVLVV
- a CDS encoding DNA topoisomerase VI subunit B, which codes for MTSLQSTLGDDDVAARLAAGQREISIAEFFEKNKHMLGFDSGARALVTAIKEAVDNALDATEEAGHLPDIYVEIEEAGEYYRVIVEDNGPGITKEQIPKVFGKLLYGSRFHAREQSRGQQGIGISAAVLYSQLTSGKAAAITSRTESASEAEYFELIIDTDTNEPEIEVERTTTWDRPHGTRIELEMEANMRARAQLHDYIKHTAVVNPHARIEFHEPRESVKFERATDELPAETEEIRPHPHGVELGTVIKMLGATNSHSLSGFLQEEFTRVGQKTAAEILDAFRDNYFGREMAWRPPGAHEERDLASAVEAAVANKGREATAAFAAAVEEGVTSRDRIAHAELVGIVAEAAETAEEDHGTGFGETVRENAVEAAWDVLTAERAADLYAIVDGVTSSQKDETTVGGLADRIAAKFESDAGERDRATYRELEGFVERAAEMTEEREEVTVGETARENVVEAIWAEMRTVPDDVPLVREVADDRDTASSFVEAMRTVDVMSPPTNCLAPITADLLEAGLRKEYDADFYAAATRSAGVHGGDPFVVEAGIAYGGELEAEGAIDVLRFANRVPLVYQRGACATTDVVKRIGWRNYGLNQPGGSGTPQGPAVLMVHVASTNVPFTSESKDAIANVPEIEDEIELAIREAARELKRYLNRRQSLEKRQRKQSALATILPEMAEKVAEVTEREPPNIDGALARIMNNVRVGREVENGTVRIVVKNYSSTTEEPEITDIVSIEPGNLSNGAQVVEMDGEWYVQWSPSIPSGETAVLEYAVGDGAEYDLAVRGVASEKLTVIE
- a CDS encoding DNA topoisomerase IV subunit A translates to MSTETDDDARAKLIDLAAEFYDQFDSGEIPEMAVPTRTKSNIEYDEDERVWVYGDRESTRSANSVRGAQKLLKAIYTIDFLAKQLGEDRSSTLRELYYLSESWETKEAQFSDQDESNQLIEDLEIVSDVSREDFHMRPEESGATLMGPLLLREQTRRGEREIHCQEDVGEGGYQIPNKPDTIEFLSHDAEFVLCVETGGMRDRLVENGFDEEYDTIVVHLKGQPARATRRITKRLHDELELPVLVFTDGDPWSYRIFSSVAYGSIKSAHLSSYLATPEARFVGIQPSDIVEYDLPTDPLSDSDINALENELEDPRFQTPYWREQIELQLEIGKKAEQQALASRGLDFVTDTYLPERLAEMDVL
- a CDS encoding molybdopterin-binding protein — its product is MEPTAEVTVGGRRPLSVPTDPERVDGLPLETTTFSIRCATGEHERGRWLGVPIADVLEAADVAPTTTHLLATAADGHRACLELRPALSGLLGLRREDVPGDTPRLLADVAGARTVRRVVDLEPRRLSPVEDPTELETVG
- the thiM gene encoding hydroxyethylthiazole kinase; the protein is MADALRAVREREPLVQQLTNEVTKNDLANVTLSWGALPVMSDAPGEAPEMAELAGAILLNTGRMTDSNVEALHNAGERANELGVPVVLDPVGVGATPTRTEVAGSLLASIEFAAIKGNYGEISALSGVESEVKGVESVGEYDSIAETAAELAGATGAVVVASGVEDVVSTAERTYRVHAGHERMSEVVGTGCMLGATLASFCGAVEDPLQACLGGTLAYGIAGERAAELPHNGPASYRINFLDSVATLTPAVAADLDLEGRIDSPTE
- a CDS encoding MBL fold metallo-hydrolase; translation: MTVRHGELTVDWLGYATARIASETVVYTDPGRYGVLTGEWEPDTPGVGHPPVREYEARDGDVVLVTHDHHYDSDGVRRVAGDDATVVVYEDVDAERTGRDVEAPEELPYEVERVGYGDELTVNGVEVEVIPAYNDPDGPRADSSGSVPHPEGFGCGFLFTLGGKQVLWPGDSDALEDHRTLDVSLFVPPIGKSFTMNRHDAADLAEELDPDLVVPIHYNTFEALESDSGSFAADVASRAVPVALDER